A stretch of the Lactuca sativa cultivar Salinas chromosome 9, Lsat_Salinas_v11, whole genome shotgun sequence genome encodes the following:
- the LOC111876909 gene encoding protein root UVB sensitive 6 yields MKFERPSKTLTATASSSSQDAHLLVRETLRISANLASSPPPSVVAPPESRSLEATSFGLVEDQFVDASLRLICYEEVDGRRFKYLAHTNGKKFNKGSNSIRSISLQSRKAPADELISFIRSYVVPEGFPDSVSPSYVPYMTWRALKHFFGGAMGVFTTQALLHSVGVSKSQAMPGAVAINWIIKDGSGRIGKMLFSRQGKKFDYDLKQLRLSGDLLMELGAGVELATAAAPHLFLPLACAANVAKNVAAVTSTSTRTPIYKAFARGENIGDVTAKGECVGNVADLLGTGLSIIIAKRNPSLFTTFALLSCGYLYSSYREVKSVVLHTLNRARFTVAVESFLKTGCVPNLQEGNMMETVFNFPWCKDRPIVLGSRFKDAFQDAKSFYDVEPVFEKERYVVAYNPAKGNIYAVLKDEAKSDDILKAAFHAHVLLHIIRSSKDSQIINENTNTSGDHSTLLPTPSDLQGHVAESYSMVSALYGPFKTKAKEQGWVMSDSLLNPGRARICQQVK; encoded by the exons ATGAAGTTCGAACGCCCCTCTAAAACCCTCACCGCCACCGCCTCCAGCTCTTCTCAAGATGCTCATTTGCTCGTCCGCGAAACTCTCAGAATCTCCGCCAATCTAGCATCTTCACCTCCGCCGTCGGTGGTTGCGCCTCCGGAGAGTAGGTCGTTAGAGGCCACGAGCTTCGGCCTCGTTGAAGACCAATTCGTTGATGCCAGTTTGAGATTAATTTGTTATGAGGAGGTCGACGGCCGTAGGTTTAAGTATTTGGCACATACTAATGGGAAGAAATTCAACAAGGGTTCCAATTCGATTCGTTCCATTAGCTTGCAATCTCGTAAAGCCCCTGCAGAT GAGTTGATTTCGTTTATAAGATCCTATGTGGTTCCAGAAGGCTTCCCTGACAGTGTTAGCCCTTCATATGTGCCCTACATGACATGGAGAGCTTTAAAG cATTTCTTTGGCGGAGCAATGGGCGTCTTCACCACGCAAGCACTTCTGCATTCTGTTGGTGTCTCCAAAAGCCAAGCTATGCCTGGTGCTGTAGCTATCAACTGGATTATCAAg gACGGTTCAGGGCGAATTGGGAAAATGCTATTTTCTCGGCAAGGAaagaaatttgattatgatttgaAGCAG cTTCGATTATCAGGTGACCTTTTGATGGAGTTGGGTGCCGGTGTAGAATTAGCTACTGCAGCTGCACCTCACCTCTTTCTTCCTCTTGCCTGTGCTGCCAATGTTGCAAAG AATGTTGCTGCTGTTACATCGACATCAACACGTACTCCAATATACAAGGCCTTTGCAAGGGGTGAAAACATAGGTGATGTTACTGCCAAGGGAGAATGTGTGGGAAATGTTGCAGATTTG TTGGGAACGGGATTGAGCATCATTATAGCTAAAAGAAATCCTTCATTGTTCACCACATTTGCTCTACTCTCTTGTGGATACCTTTATAGCTCTTACAGAGAG GTAAAATCTGTTGTGCTGCATACACTGAATCGAGCAAGATTTACAGTGGCAGTAGAATCGTTTCTCAAAACAG GCTGTGTACCAAATTTGCAAGAAGGAAACATGATGGAAACAGTATTTAATTTCCCATGGTGTAAAGACAGACCAATTGTTCTTG GCTCAAGATTTAAGGATGCATTTCAAGAtgcaaaatcattttatgacGTGGAGCCTGTTTTTGAG AAAGAGAGATATGTAGTGGCGTATAATCCTGCCAAAGGGAATATATATGCAGTCCTGAAAGATGAAGCAAAATCTGATGATATTTTGAAAGCAGCTTTCCAT GCTCATGTGCTTCTCCACATAATCCGGTCATCAAAAGACAGCCAAATTATAAACGAAAATACAAATACAAGCGGTGATCATTCAACTCTTTTGCCAACACCCTCAGATCTTCAAGGCCACGTGGCAGAATCTTATAGCATGGTGTCTGCTTTGTATGGGCCTTTTAAGACGAAAGCTAAAGAACAG GGGTGGGTGATGTCAGATTCCCTTCTCAATCCTGGTCGGGCCCGCATATGTCAACAAGTTAAATAA
- the LOC111876910 gene encoding zinc-finger homeodomain protein 3 has product MEFHHEHDEEEEEEEEEVGEMALPINTTYGHNHILPLSLHQPPPDMSTITAPPPPPPSMEDISKKMMVVVRYRECLKNHAASIGGKATDGCGEFMASGEEGTLEALTCAVCSCHRNFHRKEMEGDNPSYHRHHHPIPTTSYDYINYHSSSPHLKRLDLGNGRNLILQAHHHHPNGVLGNGGGALVPYNMGMGMGMGMGGFRSESEEQEDRRGAAVAQQVVKKRFRTKFTQEQKEKMMNFAEKVGWKIQRQEESVVQHFCQEIGIKRRVLKVWMHNNKQNLAKNITNSISINAPQPQDPN; this is encoded by the coding sequence ATGGAATTTCACCATGAACATGatgaggaagaggaagaagaagaagaagaagtaggagAGATGGCTCTCCCGATCAACACCACATATGGACACAATCACATTCTCCCATTATCACTCCATCAACCACCACCCGATATGTCCACCATAACAGCACCGCCGCCGCCGCCACCGTCCATGGAGGACATTAGCAAGAAGATGATGGTGGTTGTAAGGTACAGAGAATGTTTAAAGAACCATGCAGCTTCCATTGGAGGAAAGGCGACAGATGGGTGTGGTGAGTTCATGGCTTCCGGTGAAGAGGGTACTCTTGAAGCTCTCACTTGCGCAGTCTGCAGCTGCCACCGAAACTTCCACCGGAAAGAAATGGAAGGTGACAACCCCTCCTACCACCGGCACCACCACCCCATTCCCACCACCTCCTACGACTACATTAACTACCACAGTTCCTCTCCACATCTCAAAAGACTTGATCTTGGAAACGGTAGAAACCTCATCCTTCAAGCTCATCATCATCACCCAAATGGTGTTCTTGGAAATGGCGGAGGGGCACTTGTACCATACAATATGGGAATGGGAATGGGAATGGGAATGGGTGGTTTCCGATCAGAATCTGAGGAGCAAGAAGATCGGCGGGGAGCAGCGGTGGCGCAGCAGGTGGTGAAGAAGAGGTTCAGAACCAAGTTCACACAAGAACagaaggagaagatgatgaatTTTGCAGAGAAAGTTGGGTGGAAGATACAAAGACAAGAGGAATCCGTTGTTCAACACTTCTGTCAAGAAATCGGGATCAAAAGGAGAGTGTTAAAAGTCTGGATGCATAACAACAAACAAAATCTTGCAAAGAACATCACCAACTCTATCTCCATTAATGCACCTCAACCTCAAGATccaaattaa